One Euphorbia lathyris chromosome 1, ddEupLath1.1, whole genome shotgun sequence DNA segment encodes these proteins:
- the LOC136203878 gene encoding uncharacterized protein has protein sequence MKDNDSLPTSTAATTATVATSISNAKKESSDYSLFGKGRYKFWALAAILLLAFWSMFTGAVTLRWSAGDLNRLSDDIDAPIHDDLDVLEMEEREKVVKHMWDVYTNSRRIRLPRFWQEAFEAAYEELTSDVSEIRDAAISEIAKMSVRSIVLDPYPIQSTNARELSKSLKQVGRGGVASNGKKSR, from the exons ATGAAGGATAATGATTCTCTCCCTACTTCGACGGCGGCCACAACAGCAACCGTTGCAACTTCGATAAGCAATGCCAAAAAGGAAAGTTCCGATTATAGTCTTTTTGGTAAAGGGCGTTACAAGTTCTGGGCTTTAGCTGCCATTTTGCTTTTGGCATTTTGGTCTATGTTCACCGGCGCCGTTACTCTCCGCTGGTCCGCTGGTGATCTCAACCGTCTATCGGACGACATTGACGCTCCTATCCATGACGATCTCGATGTCCTT GAAATGGAGGAAAGGGAGAAGGTAGTGAAGCATATGTGGGATGTTTACACTAATAGCCGTCGGATCAGATTACCTCGATTTTGGCAGGAGGCTTTTGAGGCTGCCTACGAGGAGTTGACTAGCGATGTCTCTGAGATTAGAGACGCTGCAATATCTGAGATCGCTAAGATGTCTGTCCGCTCCATTGTTCTTGATCCCTATCCTATTCAATCAACG AATGCTCGAGAATTAAGTAAAAGTCTGAAGCAAGTTGGGAGAGGTGGTGTGGCTTCAAATGGAAAGAAATCAAGGTAG